TTAGCGAAGGCTTACATAGCTGATAAACTGGAACAGACTACAAACTGGGGACTTGGTCGTGATGGAACaacaagaagaaaagaaaaaattgttGATACAGCAATAACACTTGCCTCCGGTGACAACATCAGTTTGGGATTCACTCGTGTAGCGCGAGAAACAGCCGACACCATTCAAAAGGTCACAGAACAACATCTAAATGAATTGTGCGCAACTAAGCAAAACCCAGATTATCTAGTCGAGACTATTCAAAAACTTGCATTTACTATGAGTGATAGGGCGTCCAATGAAAAACGTGCAGATCAGTTACTGGATGAATGGCGAGATACAATGTTGAGAGATTACGGGGGAAATGAAAATGATGTTCACCACTTCCATTGCATGGCACACGTTCTGCTGGGGTTTCATAGTTATATAACACCAGATATAAAAGATTTTGAACAAACTCTGCAAGAGGAAAGTGGTCCAATTGGAAGAGATTCATTGTCCTACTTCAATTCATGGAGCAAGAAGGAGAGCGTTGTGAATCGTGTTGTCCGCACAACATCTGACACATTCGGGCCAGCAGGTGACCATCTTGGTGTCCGTGACCGATGGGATGCATTTTGTTGTGAAAATGGCATAAAGTCCCACATTGGAAATTACCGTGATAACAGATTTAATGCTTTATTCCAGACCTCTGCTGAAGTGTTCTTACATAGAAAAGACTTCATACAAGTACTTGCAACTGTGTCCAAACCAAACCTGAAACTGAAAGCagtcaaatctgacctagaatcAAAGGAGGTCTGTGCACTTCTCCAGTGTTTAGGACTGTTCTACCTAAAACTGACTGGCCCTTACTGGAATCTAGTGACTTGTGGAAAAGTGTCTTACTTTGAATTATGGACCCATATAGAAGAAATTGACCAATTCTTGTCCACTTGTGAAAAATCACCAGAGCACCTCCTGTTGAAAGATACACACTGGTCTTCATCTGACCCACTGGACATTAGTCGCGTACCATTCTATGACCAGCTGGCAGAACAAGTTTTTATTCTAGATGATGAAACACGAGACATACTTTTCAACGTCATACCAGTGGTTGCTCGCGCAATGTTGAAATGTGTTCACAAACAGCTACACGATTTCTTCCCTGGTGGGAAATTCCATGACATATCCCCAAACATAACAAAAGAATCAGACTTTGCCCCAGTAACAAATCTGTCCTGTGAACACCATTTTGGAGACCTGGACTCTAGCCAGAGAAGACGGCCACATGCTTCTTATCACCACCATTCCACTGTTCAACTGCTAAAAAGAAATGGTGCGAACATAATGAGGTGGATTTGTGATATGGACAGTTCGCAAAAAACAGACCTTCTGACATCAGCGCGTAAAGGGGGGAAGATGTTAAGAAAGAAACATCGtgaacatgaaaaaaatgtgCTCACTGAAATACATGGAAATATGACTCAAGAAAGCAAAGGAAAGAAACGCAAAGCCAACACAGATGGTAGAAATgataacaaaaagcaaaaaaatgattttgaggTAGTTGAACAGTTGTGTGTCAATGAGTATGTTGCTATAGCCTATCAGGACAATTGGTATCCTGGTGTAGTAGAAAAAGTTGTTGATGACACTACAATAGTTGTAAAGTTCATGGCACCTTGCAGAAAAAATGGGTACTATCAATGGCCATCCAGGGATGACCGACAAGTTGTGAATAAACAGTTTGTGTTGTGCA
The genomic region above belongs to Mercenaria mercenaria strain notata chromosome 12, MADL_Memer_1, whole genome shotgun sequence and contains:
- the LOC123534827 gene encoding uncharacterized protein LOC123534827, with amino-acid sequence MTGLGPFCQSAGISETSLEKGEAPPLGLVTNGLVLELEKFANERDWTLQKLLELLSQIDKNFASVVNLSALTSKLSTVKDQKKKLTSKKKVKGVKNVKELLAKQFCAPVQRTNKEICGIPEQTEQENETEICQEEIQPTLVVKTVQSPLSKLSKEVQTENETDVKEVNLLTYKIRVQERKLVQLSNKVSEKKSELENVTSAKGHYSVKNVNKRDETARKNLHALRDAQRKTIKQDKIIKKQEHYKLDFINFQQEYADLKEKVETLTEKCEAEKKKKVALQKTNSYLRGEVNQLRTQALDSCECSSIFEEEIEQNKKIKLQLAEKEGTIIELEEEINELQNLKIQTKNEHGYLENIRLCIMQLAGLEVAVEKMTSIIQVVSKHIFGKEFTKQELPNATTSQTIVDEGHYLAKAYIADKLEQTTNWGLGRDGTTRRKEKIVDTAITLASGDNISLGFTRVARETADTIQKVTEQHLNELCATKQNPDYLVETIQKLAFTMSDRASNEKRADQLLDEWRDTMLRDYGGNENDVHHFHCMAHVLLGFHSYITPDIKDFEQTLQEESGPIGRDSLSYFNSWSKKESVVNRVVRTTSDTFGPAGDHLGVRDRWDAFCCENGIKSHIGNYRDNRFNALFQTSAEVFLHRKDFIQVLATVSKPNLKLKAVKSDLESKEVCALLQCLGLFYLKLTGPYWNLVTCGKVSYFELWTHIEEIDQFLSTCEKSPEHLLLKDTHWSSSDPLDISRVPFYDQLAEQVFILDDETRDILFNVIPVVARAMLKCVHKQLHDFFPGGKFHDISPNITKESDFAPVTNLSCEHHFGDLDSSQRRRPHASYHHHSTVQLLKRNGANIMRWICDMDSSQKTDLLTSARKGGKMLRKKHREHEKNVLTEIHGNMTQESKGKKRKANTDGRNDNKKQKNDFEVVEQLCVNEYVAIAYQDNWYPGVVEKVVDDTTIVVKFMAPCRKNGYYQWPSRDDRQVVNKQFVLCTKFIPDCISSGRQWYVKEHNDITNVYSKFHTMFF